The DNA window TATTACCAACCCATTATTCAGCTTAACAGTAACCAATTAGTCGGTTTTGAAGTCATTGCCCATTGGCAAGAAGAGCATCATGACAATAGTTTTATGTCTTTCGCTGAACGTACCGATATTATTATCACCCTTGATTTACACATTATGTATCAAGCCTGTTTACAATTAAAAAAATGGCATGATTCGCACCCTAATAATCAGCAAATCATGTTAGCAATGAACTTATCCGTCAAACATCTCATTCTTGAAGGCGCTGTTGAACATTTAATTTTTATTATTCAACAACAACGGATCCCTCCACATCGTTTAGTATTTGAATTCAGAGAACATGAGTTTATGGCTCACAATGAATTTGCCATACACGCGTTAGAAAAATTACGCCAAATAGGGGTGCAAGTAGGATTAGATAACTTTTGTACCGGTTTTAGTTCTTTGAATGAATTTTTCAAATATCCGATCGACTTTGTCAAAATAGACAGCAGCTTTACCAATCGTATGCTGATGTCTAAAAAAGATCTGTCGTTGATTCGCGTCATTAGAGATATTAGCCACGATCTGGGTTTTAAAGTCATTGTTGAAGGGATTAGCAATCCTCAGCAGCATGCTAAATTAATCGAGCTTGGCTGTGAGTTTGGTCAAGGCAGTTATATTGCTCAGCCAATGGACTATACGCAGGTTGACCGCTTATTAGAACTCTAATAAGCGTTATTTTATTTATACTATTCTCAACTACTTGTTAAACAGCGCTCTTAAATTTGCAACTCCACGCTTGCCTTTCTCTTGCTTTTCAACAGGAGAGTCTGGTTTTTTACGTAGGTCCCATTCCAGATCATCTTGCGGTAATTCAAGCAAAAATCGGCTTGGTTCAGGTTTCACTACTTCACCAAATTGACGGCGCTCTTTACATAACATCATGAACAATACTTTTTGTGCACGAGTGATGCCCACATAAGCTAAACGGCGTTCTTCTTCGACATTTGGATCATCATCAATGGAACTTTGATGCGGTAAAATACCCTCTTCCATCCCAACCATAAACACGTACGGATATTCCAGTCCTTTCGAAGCATGGTAAGTCATTAGCTGCACTTGATCTGAATCATCTTCTTCTTCATTGCGCTCGAGCATGTCACGTAACGTTAAGCGAGTAACCACTTGTGCCAGCGTCATCTCTTCATCGAGATCATCCCCTTTGAGCATTTCTGTAACCCAACGATATAACTCTGACACGTTCTTCATACGCATTTCAGCGGCTTTGGCACTAGGGCTGGTCTCATACAACCAGTCTTCATAATGTATATCACGCACCATATCACGCACAGCATCGATACTATCACTACGCTGTTCTTGATCTGCTAACTCAACTAACCAACGGGTAAAGCCACGAACGGCAAGTAAACCACGTCCAGTGAGGGTTTGTTCTAAGCCCATTTCAAAGCTAGCAGCAAACAAACTGATATTACGCATGTTGGCGTAATTACCTAATTTTTCTAATGTTGTCGGGCCAATTTCACGACGTGGTACATTCACAACACGTAAAAACGCATTATCATCATCCGGATTCACTAATAAACGCAAATAAGCCATCATATCTTTGATCTCAGCACGAGAGAAAAATGATGTACCTCCGCTGATTTTATACGGTATACGATTCGTCATTAATGCTTTTTCAAATAATCGAGATTGGTGGTTACCACGGTATAATATCGCATAATCTTTATATTCACTACGTGCCATAAACTTGTGTGCTAACAGTTCGGATACTACTTTTTCAGCCTCATGTTCTTCATTTTTTGTTGTGAATACTTTAATCGGATCGCCATACCCAAGTTCACTGAATAAGCGTTTATTAAACTCATGCGGGTTGTTATCAATTAAAATATTCGCGGCTTTAAGAATACGTTGCGTCGAGCGATAGTTTTGCTCTAGCTTTACCACTTTCAAACCAGGAAAATCTTTTTGTAATAACGTGAGATTTTCAGGACGGGCACCACGCCACGAATAGATAGACTGATCATCATCACCAACAACGGTAAATTTAGCACGTTGGCCAACAATCAGTTTCACCAGCTCATATTGGCTGGTATTGGTATCTTGGTACTCATCCACTAATAAATAGCGGATCTTGTTTTGCCAGCGTTCGCGAACTTCATCGTTGAGTCGTAATAACAAGGTTGGCATCATGATCAAATCATCAAAATCCAAGGCG is part of the Moritella viscosa genome and encodes:
- the rep gene encoding ATP-dependent DNA helicase Rep, which produces MKMNPRQDEAVKYISGPCLVLAGAGSGKTRVITTKIAHLVQNCSYQAKNIAAVTFTNKAAREMKERIAQTLGKKEAKGLMVSTFHTLGLNIIRKEYKNLGIKQAFTLFDDQDQLALLKELTQETLEEDKELIDQLRSAISNWKNELVLPAQAIARAQMPQDKLFAQCYDDYMRHMKAYNALDFDDLIMMPTLLLRLNDEVRERWQNKIRYLLVDEYQDTNTSQYELVKLIVGQRAKFTVVGDDDQSIYSWRGARPENLTLLQKDFPGLKVVKLEQNYRSTQRILKAANILIDNNPHEFNKRLFSELGYGDPIKVFTTKNEEHEAEKVVSELLAHKFMARSEYKDYAILYRGNHQSRLFEKALMTNRIPYKISGGTSFFSRAEIKDMMAYLRLLVNPDDDNAFLRVVNVPRREIGPTTLEKLGNYANMRNISLFAASFEMGLEQTLTGRGLLAVRGFTRWLVELADQEQRSDSIDAVRDMVRDIHYEDWLYETSPSAKAAEMRMKNVSELYRWVTEMLKGDDLDEEMTLAQVVTRLTLRDMLERNEEEDDSDQVQLMTYHASKGLEYPYVFMVGMEEGILPHQSSIDDDPNVEEERRLAYVGITRAQKVLFMMLCKERRQFGEVVKPEPSRFLLELPQDDLEWDLRKKPDSPVEKQEKGKRGVANLRALFNK
- a CDS encoding putative regulator, GGDEF family protein, which codes for MPTVNKDRLSNQHKASSTKLIGLALSRSLRTQRALFLTQLKSASQQLQQTQQSFVLLLIKIDNIADVEQNFGSELSNKLITIIRNHLQSLTSSNDCLVNLQGDEFALLKTDIVDADGAINLAKKIQSQFRFSFQVSNYKILCSCSIGISLQQAPHSVSKVLKDADIALKMAQQQGLGQYHLSTALPVPAENTLAILQQEKLTTAIINNDILPYYQPIIQLNSNQLVGFEVIAHWQEEHHDNSFMSFAERTDIIITLDLHIMYQACLQLKKWHDSHPNNQQIMLAMNLSVKHLILEGAVEHLIFIIQQQRIPPHRLVFEFREHEFMAHNEFAIHALEKLRQIGVQVGLDNFCTGFSSLNEFFKYPIDFVKIDSSFTNRMLMSKKDLSLIRVIRDISHDLGFKVIVEGISNPQQHAKLIELGCEFGQGSYIAQPMDYTQVDRLLEL